From Chloroflexi bacterium ADurb.Bin180, a single genomic window includes:
- the rplL gene encoding 50S ribosomal protein L7, giving the protein MNSQEIIEAIEKMSVLELVELKKALEERWGVTAAAPVAVAAAAAPAAAGAAPAAEAAEEQHEFEIVLKEVGPEKIKVIKVIRELTNLGLKESKDMVESAPTSVKKGATKEEAASAKAKLIEAGAVVEIK; this is encoded by the coding sequence ATGAATTCCCAGGAAATCATCGAAGCAATTGAAAAGATGAGCGTGCTCGAGCTGGTCGAGCTCAAGAAGGCGCTCGAAGAGCGCTGGGGTGTGACCGCTGCTGCCCCCGTGGCTGTAGCCGCCGCCGCTGCCCCCGCAGCCGCTGGCGCTGCCCCCGCAGCCGAGGCCGCCGAAGAGCAGCACGAGTTCGAGATCGTGCTGAAAGAAGTTGGCCCGGAAAAGATCAAGGTCATCAAGGTGATCCGCGAGCTCACCAACCTTGGCCTCAAGGAGTCCAAGGATATGGTTGAGAGCGCCCCCACCAGCGTCAAGAAGGGCGCCACCAAGGAAGAAGCCGCCTCTGCCAAGGCCAAGCTGATCGAGGCCGGCGCGGTAGTCGAGATCAAGTAA
- the rplJ gene encoding 50S ribosomal protein L10, translating into MPVSKDKKQETIQELKDILARSSVVVVAEYRGLTAPKLAQLRNRLRPLNSRFLVTKNTLVLKTLEELGSFQPEHLLEGPSALGVAFGDMAQPVRTMLDFARENEAFKIRGGWMGDRLISKADVQMLPSLPATDVLRAQAIGNIVSPLSGFVGVLDGALRGIIYVLQARADQLGEATA; encoded by the coding sequence TTGCCAGTCAGTAAGGACAAGAAGCAAGAAACCATTCAGGAACTGAAGGACATTCTCGCTCGCAGCAGCGTGGTAGTCGTTGCCGAATATCGAGGGCTCACTGCCCCCAAGTTGGCACAGCTGCGCAACAGGCTGCGGCCACTCAACAGCAGATTCCTGGTCACCAAGAACACCCTCGTGCTCAAGACGCTAGAGGAGCTTGGCTCCTTCCAGCCGGAGCACTTGCTCGAGGGGCCCAGTGCACTGGGAGTGGCCTTTGGTGACATGGCTCAGCCAGTGCGCACCATGCTCGATTTTGCGCGAGAGAACGAGGCCTTCAAGATCCGCGGCGGATGGATGGGCGACCGTCTGATCAGCAAGGCCGATGTGCAGATGCTACCCAGCCTGCCCGCCACGGACGTGCTGCGTGCTCAGGCCATCGGCAACATCGTCTCGCCCTTGTCGGGCTTTGTTGGCGTGCTGGATGGAGCGCTCCGCGGCATCATCTATGTGCTGCAGGCGCGCGCCGATCAACTGGGCGAGGCCACCGCCTAG
- the rplA gene encoding 50S ribosomal protein L1 produces the protein MRKRGKKYNEVVKLVDHDKIYTPQEACALVGKLNIAQFNASVDLHLRMNLDSRKADQQIRGTVLLPSGSGKVVRIAVFAEGDGARLAQEAGADVVGGDDLVAKVQGGWLEFDVAMATPSMMGKVGRLGKVLGPRGLMPNPKTNTVVAPEELPRVIREARQGRVEYRLDKMGSIHVPVGKVQFTPEQLMANLSALMEAISRAKPSSVKGIYIKKITMAPSMGPGIRVDVNQSLELKAA, from the coding sequence ATGCGAAAGCGTGGCAAGAAGTACAACGAAGTTGTCAAGCTCGTAGATCACGACAAGATCTACACACCGCAGGAGGCGTGCGCGTTGGTTGGCAAGCTCAACATCGCCCAGTTCAACGCCAGCGTTGACCTGCACCTGAGGATGAACCTGGACTCGCGGAAGGCCGATCAGCAGATTCGTGGAACGGTCCTTCTGCCCAGCGGCTCCGGCAAGGTCGTCCGCATCGCCGTCTTTGCCGAGGGCGACGGAGCGCGCCTGGCCCAGGAGGCCGGAGCGGATGTGGTTGGTGGCGACGACCTTGTGGCCAAGGTACAGGGAGGCTGGCTCGAGTTCGACGTGGCGATGGCCACTCCGAGCATGATGGGTAAGGTCGGCCGCCTGGGCAAGGTCCTCGGCCCTCGCGGACTCATGCCCAACCCCAAGACGAACACCGTTGTGGCCCCTGAAGAGCTGCCGCGGGTGATCCGCGAGGCTCGCCAGGGACGAGTCGAGTACCGGTTGGACAAGATGGGCAGCATCCACGTTCCCGTCGGGAAGGTGCAATTCACCCCCGAGCAACTGATGGCCAACTTGAGCGCGCTGATGGAAGCCATCTCGCGTGCCAAGCCGAGTTCGGTCAAAGGCATCTACATTAAGAAGATCACCATGGCCCCTTCGATGGGACCGGGAATCCGGGTCGACGTCAACCAGTCGCTGGAGCTCAAGGCCGCCTAG